The following are encoded in a window of Roseimaritima ulvae genomic DNA:
- a CDS encoding sulfatase family protein → MLVTKPIRWNLGLPSLVLLLVSAIAANADEPPNRGEPAGAGEASRRPDLVVYLADDLSAADLPLYGGKNIQTPFIDRLAAEGMTFERAFVASPSCAPSRAALLTGLMPARNGAEENHSYPGDDILRLPEVLNELGYQTVAFGKVAHSRSVDSYGFDTYDRKQDIADVRKNVQAFLENRTDRRPLALFVGVSNPHVPWPAESSVDPTAMSIPPQLLDTPRTRVQRSRYLQEVKDLDAYLGELRRLVDKHLSSDKLFVFSSDHGAQFPFGKWTLYDEGIRVPFIVVREGKIKPSTRTAAMVSWVDVLPTLIDVAGGQVPANLDGRSFATVLEDANRSHRNRIFTTHSGDKMMNVYLSRSVRSERYKFIWNPHPEFAFTTHIDLLLRETSGDYFKQWKQQAETDQRAAELLAKHHGRPEFELFDLQQDPHEQTNLAGQASLATVQQELQAELQAWIKQQDDQLTVFHEPLMLDAPQTWVPRKP, encoded by the coding sequence ATGCTCGTCACCAAACCCATTCGCTGGAATTTAGGCTTACCTTCTCTCGTCTTGCTGCTGGTGTCCGCCATCGCAGCGAACGCGGATGAACCACCGAACCGAGGTGAACCCGCAGGGGCCGGTGAGGCATCGCGGAGGCCGGATCTAGTTGTTTACCTGGCCGATGATTTGTCCGCGGCGGATTTGCCGCTGTACGGTGGCAAAAATATCCAGACCCCCTTCATCGACCGCTTGGCGGCTGAGGGGATGACGTTCGAGCGAGCGTTTGTGGCGAGCCCGTCTTGCGCGCCCAGCCGAGCGGCGTTGTTAACCGGGTTGATGCCGGCTCGCAATGGTGCCGAAGAAAACCACAGCTATCCGGGCGATGATATTCTTCGCTTGCCCGAGGTCCTGAATGAATTGGGCTACCAGACGGTCGCCTTTGGCAAAGTCGCTCATTCACGCAGCGTCGATTCCTATGGCTTTGACACGTACGATCGGAAGCAGGACATTGCCGACGTTCGCAAGAACGTTCAGGCCTTTCTCGAAAACCGCACGGACCGGCGACCGCTGGCGTTATTTGTCGGCGTCTCGAATCCGCATGTGCCCTGGCCGGCTGAGTCGTCGGTGGATCCGACGGCGATGTCGATACCGCCGCAGTTGCTCGACACGCCGCGGACGCGTGTCCAAAGGTCGCGATACTTGCAGGAGGTCAAGGATCTGGACGCCTACCTGGGAGAGCTGCGTCGGTTGGTCGATAAACATTTGTCGTCGGACAAGCTGTTCGTGTTTTCCAGCGATCACGGCGCTCAGTTTCCGTTCGGCAAGTGGACGCTTTATGACGAAGGGATTCGCGTACCATTCATTGTGGTTAGGGAAGGCAAAATCAAGCCTTCCACCCGCACCGCCGCGATGGTTAGCTGGGTGGACGTGTTGCCCACCCTGATTGATGTTGCAGGCGGGCAAGTACCTGCGAATCTTGATGGTCGTTCGTTCGCGACGGTGCTTGAAGACGCCAATAGGTCTCATCGCAATCGCATCTTCACTACGCATAGTGGTGATAAGATGATGAACGTCTACCTGAGCCGTTCAGTCCGCAGCGAGCGTTACAAGTTTATCTGGAATCCTCATCCGGAATTCGCTTTCACAACGCACATCGATCTGTTGCTGCGAGAGACCTCCGGCGACTACTTCAAACAATGGAAGCAGCAAGCGGAGACCGACCAGCGTGCCGCTGAGCTATTGGCCAAGCATCACGGCCGTCCGGAGTTCGAACTGTTCGACTTGCAGCAAGACCCGCACGAGCAGACAAATCTGGCGGGACAAGCAAGCCTGGCCACGGTTCAGCAAGAATTGCAGGCGGAGTTGCAGGCTTGGATCAAGCAGCAGGACGATCAGCTGACCGTGTTCCACGAACCACTGATGTTGGACGCCCCGCAGACCTGGGTGCCACGAAAACCATAG
- a CDS encoding AGE family epimerase/isomerase: protein MDVERREQLLAVYRDGLLDNTLPFWLKFGVDEQHGGVLTSLDRQGRVVDTDKGVWQQARFTWLLGELYNRVEPRRQWLELAKRGAAFLEQHCLDPDDGRMWFHVTRDGKPIRKRRYAFSECFAAIAFGELAQATGESHYAEKARQAFQKFLDHNLHPPRSAAKFTDTRPTRGMGFPMQTIVTAQELRDSIGLQNAEQWIDRSIEDIRRFHFKEDLQCVMETVGPDGQVIDHFDGRTLNPGHAIEGAWFIMLEGKLRGEQGLIGTGCQMLDWMWERGWDSQHGGMLYFVDLYGLPVQEYWHDMKFWWPQNETIIATLLAYMLTGDPKYADWHRQIHDWAYRHFPDPEHGEWFGYLHRDGSLSSTLKGNLWKGPFHLPRMQLVCWQLLANEAR, encoded by the coding sequence TTGGACGTCGAACGCCGAGAACAGCTGCTCGCGGTCTATCGTGATGGCTTGTTGGACAACACGCTGCCGTTCTGGTTGAAGTTCGGCGTGGACGAACAGCACGGTGGCGTTCTAACGTCGCTGGATCGCCAGGGCCGTGTCGTCGATACCGACAAAGGCGTCTGGCAGCAGGCCCGCTTTACGTGGCTGCTCGGCGAACTCTACAACCGCGTCGAGCCCCGTCGGCAGTGGTTGGAGTTGGCGAAGCGAGGGGCCGCGTTTTTGGAACAGCATTGCCTCGATCCAGACGACGGACGGATGTGGTTCCATGTCACCCGCGACGGCAAACCGATCCGCAAACGACGGTACGCATTCTCCGAGTGCTTCGCCGCGATTGCTTTTGGCGAACTGGCCCAGGCTACCGGGGAATCGCACTATGCCGAAAAGGCTCGGCAAGCGTTCCAAAAATTCCTCGACCACAACCTCCATCCGCCTCGCAGCGCAGCGAAATTTACCGACACCCGGCCCACTCGCGGTATGGGCTTTCCGATGCAGACGATCGTCACGGCGCAGGAGCTGCGCGATTCGATTGGGTTGCAAAATGCCGAGCAGTGGATCGACCGCAGCATCGAAGACATCCGCCGATTCCATTTCAAGGAAGATCTGCAGTGCGTGATGGAAACCGTCGGTCCTGATGGCCAGGTCATCGATCATTTCGACGGTCGCACACTGAACCCGGGGCACGCCATTGAAGGCGCCTGGTTTATCATGCTCGAAGGCAAGCTCCGCGGCGAACAAGGTTTGATCGGTACCGGCTGTCAGATGCTGGACTGGATGTGGGAGCGTGGTTGGGATTCGCAGCACGGTGGGATGTTGTATTTTGTCGACCTATACGGTTTGCCGGTGCAGGAGTATTGGCACGACATGAAATTCTGGTGGCCGCAGAACGAAACCATCATCGCGACGCTGCTGGCCTACATGCTGACCGGCGATCCCAAGTACGCGGACTGGCACCGCCAGATACACGACTGGGCCTATCGACATTTTCCGGACCCGGAGCACGGTGAGTGGTTTGGCTACCTGCATCGCGACGGTAGCCTCAGTTCCACGCTGAAGGGCAATCTCTGGAAAGGTCCCTTCCATCTGCCGCGGATGCAGTTGGTGTGTTGGCAACTGCTGGCTAATGAGGCTCGGTGA